One stretch of Prunus persica cultivar Lovell chromosome G1, Prunus_persica_NCBIv2, whole genome shotgun sequence DNA includes these proteins:
- the LOC18788845 gene encoding ATP-dependent zinc metalloprotease FTSH, chloroplastic, with the protein MASTTNTLLSSNFFGTRILHSPPTPKTTSRCTSAPIPLPFFSKRNLFTTKNIFNQKPNSEPVKSAASQATLAALLFSSVTSLTPQALALDATPTPTPPPVLQAQPTKPNASSPFSQNLLVTAPKPQSQVATDLPEGSQWRYSEFLNAVKKGKVERVRFSKDGSGLQLTAVDGRRASVIVPNDPDLIDILAMNGVDISVSEGDSGNGLFNFIGNLLFPILAFAGLFLLFRRAGGGPGGPGGLGGPMDFGRSKSKFQEVPETGVSFSDVAGADQAKLELQEVVDFLKNPDKYTALGAKIPKGCLLVGPPGTGKTLLARAVAGEAGVPFFSCAASEFVELFVGVGASRVRDLFEKAKSKAPCIVFIDEIDAVGRQRGAGMGGGNDEREQTINQLLTEMDGFSGNSGVIVLAATNRPDVLDSALLRPGRFDRQVTVDRPDVAGRVKILQVHSRGKALAKDVDFEKIARRTPGFTGADLQNLMNEAAILAARRDLKEISKDEISDALERIIAGPEKKNAVVSEDKKKLVAYHEAGHALVGALMPEYDPVAKISIIPRGQAGGLTFFAPSEERLESGLYSRSYLENQMAVALGGRVAEEVIFGQENVTTGASSDFMQVSRVARQMVERFGFSKKIGQVAIGAGGGNPFLGQQMSSQKDYSMATADIVDAEVRELVEKAYSRATQIITTHIDILHKLAQLLMEKETVDGEEFMSLFIDGKAELYVA; encoded by the exons ATGGCTTCAACCACCAACACCTTGCTCTCTTCTAACTTTTTTGGGACTAGAATCCTACACTCTcctccaaccccaaaaaccaCCTCCAGATGCACATCAGCACCAATTCCTCTGCCCTTCTTCTCCAAGAGAAACCTTTTTACCACCAAAAACATTTTCAACCAGAAACCCAATTCCGAGCCCGTCAAATCCGCAGCATCCCAAGCCACTTTAGCTGCCTTACTCTTCTCTTCAGTCACTTCACTCACCCCACAAGCCCTAGCCTTAGACGCCACACCCACCCCCACACCCCCACCTGTTCTCCAAGCCCAGCCTACCAAACCCAACGCctcctctcctttctctcaGAATCTCCTCGTTACggccccaaaaccccaatcCCAGGTCGCCACTGACCTCCCTGAAGGCAGCCAATGGCGCTACAGCGAGTTCCTCAACGCAGTCAAGAAGGGCAAGGTCGAAAGAGTCAGGTTCAGCAAAGACGGTTCTGGCCTCCAACTTACTGCCGTGGATGGCCGACGAGCCTCCGTCATTGTTCCCAATGACCCGGACCTTATCGACATTTTGGCCATGAACGGCGTCGATATTTCAGTGTCCGAGGGCGATTCGGGCAATggattgttcaatttcatcgGGAACTTGTTGTTCCCAATCTTGGCCTTCGCGGGATTGTTCCTCCTTTTCCGGCGAGCGGGAGGTGGTCCCGGAGGGCCCGGTGGGCTTGGTGGGCCTATGGACTTCGGAAGGTCCAAATCCAAATTCCAAGAAGTTCCAGAGACGGGGGTGAGTTTCTCTGATGTAGCTGGAGCTGACCAAGCAAAGCTGGAACTGCAGGAGGTGGTTGATTTCTTGAAGAACCCAGATAAGTACACTGCCCTTGGAGCCAAAATCCCAAAAGGCTGTCTTTTGGTGGGTCCACCTGGTACCGGCAAGACCCTTCTGGCTCGGGCCGTGGCCGGCGAGGCTGGGGTGCCGTTTTTCTCTTGCGCAGCTTCAGAGTTCGTGGAATTGTTTGTGGGAGTGGGTGCGTCGAGAGTGCGGGACTTGTTCGAGAAGGCCAAGTCGAAAGCGCCGTGCATTGTGTTCATTGACGAGATTGATGCAGTGGGGAGGCAGAGAGGAGCAGGTATGGGAGGTGGGAATGATGAGAGGGAGCAGACCATTAATCAGCTGTTGACGGAGATGGATGGCTTTTCGGGTAATTCCGGTGTCATAGTTTTGGCGGCTACCAACCGGCCGGATGTTCTTGATTCGGCCTTGTTGAGGCCTGGTAGATTTGACCGACAGGTGACCGTGGACAGGCCTGATGTTGCTGGGAGAGTTAAGATCCTGCAG GTGCACTCTAGAGGCAAGGCACTTGCAAAGGATGTGGACTTTGAGAAGATTGCAAGGAGAACACCTGGTTTCACGGGGGCTGATCTGCAAAACCTGATGAATGAAGCTGCCATTCTTGCAGCCAGACGCGACCTCAAAGAAATAAGTAAAGATGAGATCTCTGATGCTCTGGAGCGAATAATTGCTGGACCTGAGAAGAAAAATGCTGTGGTCTCAGAAGACAAGAAGAAATTAGTCGCCTACCATG AGGCCGGGCATGCTCTTGTTGGTGCTTTAATGCCAGAATATGATCCTGTAGCTAAGATATCCATCATCCCTCGTGGCCAAGCCGGTGGTCTAACCTTCTTTGCTCCAAGTGAAGAGAGACTCGAGTCCGGACTGTACAGTAGAAGCTACCTGGAGAATCAAATGGCTGTTGCCCTTGGTGGAAG GGTTGCCGAAGAAGTTATCTTTGGTCAGGAAAATGTGACAACAGGGGCATCAAGTGACTTTATGCAAGTTTCAAGGGTGGCAAGGCAGATGGTTGAGAGATTTGGGTTCAGCAAAAAGATCGGACAAGTTGCTATCGGTGCTGGTGGTGGCAATCCCTTCTTAGGTCAACAG ATGTCGTCCCAAAAAGATTACTCCATGGCAACTGCTGATATTGTGGATGCAGAGGTAAGGGAGTTGGTAGAGAAAGCTTATTCAAGGGCCACGCAGATCATCACAACCCACATCGATATCCTCCACAAACTAGCCCAGCTCCTCATGGAGAAGGAAACTGTTGATGGTGAAGAGTTCATGAGCCTCTTCATTGATGGGAAAGCTGAGCTATATGTTGCATAG
- the LOC18788430 gene encoding uncharacterized protein LOC18788430: MAIACLNFEALKDLHNSANNLLYSPTIQQALVHDRQEKWVHQVSEASLRMLDVCGISKDVLLMVKEHLQDLQSMLRRVSSDQEADIDNKIGAYNCYRKKLKQETVKCLNSFKGIKKNKSSMCICTSQPLQESSSVYMDHNLRVVVDVLRQVRVTAVSIVETLLSLISIPWLDRKSATSTTKSIFIKAKFMRPRWSWGNRHRVYDICDATALQSASKRLDAVEIAIQDLEAELDCMFRRLIHTRVALLNILTTTN; this comes from the coding sequence ATGGCAATCGCATGTCTAAACTTTGAAGCTCTGAAAGACCTGCATAACTCTGCAAATAACCTTCTCTACTCACCCACGATCCAACAAGCACTCGTCCACGACAGACAGGAGAAATGGGTTCATCAAGTCTCAGAAGCATCTCTGCGAATGTTGGATGTGTGTGGCATTTCCAAAGACGTTCTTTTAATGGTaaaagagcatctccaagacCTTCAATCCATGTTGCGCAGAGTAAGCAGCGACCAAGAAGCGGATATTGATAACAAAATAGGAGCCTACAATTGCTACAGGAAGAAGCTCAAGCAAGAGACGGTCAAGTGCTTGAATTCTTTCAAAGGGATCAAAAAGAACAAGTCGTCCATGTGTATCTGTACTTCACAACCACTGCAAGAGTCGTCCTCTGTATACATGGACCACAACCTTAGGGTGGTGGTAGATGTGCTGAGACAAGTGAGGGTGACCGCCGTTTCCATCGTGGAGACTCTCTTGTCCCTAATTTCCATTCCTTGGCTCGACCGGAAATCAGCTACTAGTACGACCAAATCCATATTCATCAAGGCCAAGTTCATGCGTCCACGTTGGAGTTGGGGAAACAGACACAGAGTGTATGACATATGCGACGCCACGGCGCTTCAAAGTGCCAGCAAAAGATTGGACGCTGTAGAGATTGCCATTCAAGATCTTGAAGCTGAGTTAGACTGCATGTTTAGGCGTTTGATCCACACCAGAGTTGCGCTTCTCAATATACTTACCACCACCAACTAG
- the LOC18790616 gene encoding NADH dehydrogenase [ubiquinone] 1 beta subcomplex subunit 2 has protein sequence MGGGHGEGTTYKGFTVHQPKRWHTLTGKGMCAMMWFWVLYRAKQDGPVVLGWRHPWEGHGDHSHGDH, from the exons ATGGGGGGAGGACATGGAGAGGGCACCACGTACAAGGGCTTCACGGTGCATCAGCCTAAGCGATGGCACACGCTCACCGGCAAAGGCATGTGCGCTATGATGTG GTTTTGGGTGCTGTACAGGGCCAAGCAAGATGGTCCTGTAGTTCTG GGTTGGAGACATCCCTGGGAGGGGCATGGTGATCATTCCCATGGTGATCATTAG